A stretch of the Cellulomonas sp. WB94 genome encodes the following:
- the folE gene encoding GTP cyclohydrolase I FolE: MPGRDRTLIGEYDAPRVEAAVRELLLGVGEDPDREGLRDTPARVARAFAETFAGLRQEPEDVLTTTFDLGHDEMILVKDIELYSTCEHHLVPFHGVAHVGYIPGTDGRITGLSKLARLVDVYAHRPQVQERLTSQVADALVEYLKPRGVIVVIECEHLCMSMRGVHKPGSRTVTSAVRGQMRSPATRAEAMALVLAR; the protein is encoded by the coding sequence GTGCCAGGCCGCGACCGCACCCTGATCGGTGAGTACGACGCCCCGCGCGTCGAGGCAGCCGTCCGCGAGCTGCTGCTCGGCGTCGGGGAGGACCCGGACCGCGAAGGTCTGCGGGACACCCCGGCCCGGGTCGCGCGCGCCTTCGCGGAGACCTTCGCGGGTCTGCGCCAGGAGCCCGAGGACGTCCTGACCACGACGTTCGACCTCGGCCACGACGAGATGATCCTCGTCAAGGACATCGAGCTGTACTCGACGTGCGAGCACCACCTCGTGCCGTTCCACGGCGTCGCGCACGTCGGGTACATCCCCGGCACGGACGGCCGCATCACGGGGCTGAGCAAGCTCGCGCGGCTCGTCGACGTCTACGCCCACCGCCCCCAGGTGCAGGAGCGGCTGACGAGCCAGGTGGCGGACGCCCTCGTGGAGTACCTCAAGCCGCGCGGCGTGATCGTCGTCATCGAGTGCGAGCACCTGTGCATGTCGATGCGCGGCGTGCACAAGCCCGGGTCGCGCACCGTGACGTCGGCCGTGCGCGGGCAGATGCGCAGCCCCGCGACGCGCGCCGAGGCGATGGCCCTCGTGCTCGCCCGCTGA
- the folP gene encoding dihydropteroate synthase produces the protein MGVVNVTPDSFSDGGRWFTPGAAVAHGLALIDDGADLLDVGGESTRPGARRVPVDEELVRVLPVIDALVARGATVSVDTTRARVAHEAVRHGAAIINDVSGGLADEAMHEVVAQTGAVYVAMHWRGHADVMDTFDDYVDVVADVRRELAERVAALRAAGVHDDQVVLDPGLGFAKPGASNWPLLARLPELVADGFPVLVGASRKRFLGHLLAHPDGEPAPPLARDGATAAISALAAAAGAWCVRVHDVKGSADAVRVAAAWRAASTDLSTEPSADPRRAQ, from the coding sequence ATGGGCGTCGTCAACGTCACCCCGGACTCGTTCTCGGACGGTGGCCGGTGGTTCACCCCGGGCGCGGCCGTGGCGCACGGCCTCGCGCTGATCGACGACGGCGCCGACCTCCTCGACGTCGGCGGCGAGTCGACCCGCCCTGGCGCGCGGCGCGTCCCGGTCGACGAGGAGCTCGTCCGGGTGCTCCCGGTCATCGACGCGCTCGTGGCGCGCGGTGCCACGGTGAGCGTGGACACGACCCGCGCCCGGGTGGCCCACGAGGCGGTCCGGCACGGTGCGGCGATCATCAACGACGTCTCGGGCGGCCTGGCCGACGAGGCGATGCACGAGGTCGTGGCGCAGACCGGTGCGGTGTATGTCGCGATGCACTGGCGCGGCCATGCGGACGTCATGGACACCTTCGACGACTACGTGGACGTCGTGGCTGACGTACGCCGCGAGCTCGCCGAGCGGGTCGCTGCCCTGCGCGCGGCCGGCGTGCACGACGACCAGGTCGTCCTCGACCCGGGTCTCGGGTTCGCGAAGCCGGGTGCGAGCAACTGGCCGCTGCTGGCCCGTCTGCCCGAGCTGGTCGCGGACGGCTTCCCGGTGCTGGTCGGCGCGTCGCGCAAGCGGTTCCTCGGGCACCTGCTCGCGCACCCGGACGGTGAACCGGCGCCACCGCTGGCGCGGGACGGCGCAACCGCGGCGATCAGCGCGCTGGCCGCCGCGGCCGGTGCCTGGTGCGTGCGGGTGCACGACGTCAAGGGCTCGGCCGACGCGGTCCGGGTGGCGGCGGCGTGGCGGGCAGCATCGACCGACCTGTCCACGGAGCCGTCGGCAGACCCCAGGAGGGCGCAGTGA
- the folK gene encoding 2-amino-4-hydroxy-6-hydroxymethyldihydropteridine diphosphokinase codes for MQPERPLDQIRLVGIAATGYHGVFAHERRGGQTFLADVVVHLDTRRAAASDDLARTINYGELAERVAAVLSGEPADLIETVAERIAATVLAYGQAFAVDVEVHKPQAPITVPFADVVVAIHRDRNRLPAAEPWRPPVESAPVPAAAPVRAVTAAFPQVPVPAGDAAPAPSSTVAVPVPFARDEPVLGELVSDALDEVPAEPVDVVLALGANLGAAQQTLRDAVSDLARVRGLTVVDVSPLARSAAVGGPEQPDYLNAVVLARTTLSARDLLRATQAIEQQHGRERLEHWGPRTLDIDLVVYGTTLAVTDDLELPHPRAHQRAFVLEPWAQVAPDAVLPGLGGGPVALLAATAPDRAGIRWLALDWLTAPVLPEPAPAPEQAPAPTPAPESGPITTPGPTPTPEPDVASRPTHAAAPAAPAAPRAPDGPVPLAWAPVRDTSEGAPGSWPA; via the coding sequence ATGCAGCCGGAGCGTCCGCTCGACCAGATCCGGCTCGTCGGCATCGCTGCTACGGGCTACCACGGGGTGTTCGCGCACGAGCGGCGGGGCGGTCAGACGTTCCTGGCCGACGTCGTCGTCCACCTCGACACGCGTCGCGCCGCGGCGAGCGACGACCTGGCCCGCACGATCAACTACGGCGAGCTCGCGGAGCGCGTCGCGGCAGTCCTGTCGGGCGAGCCGGCGGACCTCATCGAGACCGTCGCGGAGCGCATCGCGGCGACCGTCCTCGCCTACGGGCAGGCGTTCGCGGTCGACGTCGAGGTGCACAAGCCTCAGGCACCGATCACCGTGCCGTTCGCGGACGTGGTCGTGGCGATCCACCGGGACCGCAACCGACTGCCCGCGGCGGAGCCGTGGCGCCCGCCGGTCGAGTCGGCTCCGGTGCCCGCGGCCGCACCGGTGCGCGCGGTGACGGCTGCGTTCCCGCAGGTCCCGGTGCCCGCCGGGGACGCCGCGCCCGCGCCCTCGAGCACCGTCGCCGTGCCGGTCCCGTTCGCACGCGACGAGCCGGTCCTCGGTGAGCTCGTGAGCGACGCGCTCGACGAGGTGCCCGCCGAGCCCGTCGACGTCGTGCTGGCCCTCGGTGCGAACCTGGGGGCCGCGCAGCAGACGCTGCGCGACGCCGTGTCGGACCTCGCGCGCGTCCGGGGCCTGACGGTCGTGGACGTCTCGCCGCTCGCCCGGTCGGCCGCCGTCGGCGGTCCGGAGCAGCCCGACTACCTCAACGCGGTCGTCCTGGCGCGCACCACCCTGTCCGCGCGGGACCTCCTGCGGGCGACCCAGGCGATCGAGCAGCAGCACGGCCGGGAGCGCCTCGAGCACTGGGGTCCGCGCACGCTCGACATCGACCTCGTCGTGTACGGCACGACGCTCGCTGTGACGGACGACCTCGAGCTGCCTCACCCCCGTGCGCACCAGCGTGCCTTCGTGCTCGAGCCGTGGGCGCAGGTCGCACCCGACGCCGTCCTTCCGGGGCTCGGTGGCGGTCCCGTCGCGCTGCTCGCTGCGACGGCTCCGGACCGTGCCGGGATCCGCTGGCTCGCGCTCGACTGGCTGACGGCTCCCGTGCTGCCGGAGCCGGCGCCCGCGCCGGAGCAGGCACCCGCCCCCACGCCCGCCCCCGAGTCCGGTCCGATCACGACACCGGGCCCGACCCCGACTCCCGAGCCGGATGTCGCGTCCCGACCGACCCACGCCGCCGCACCCGCTGCCCCCGCCGCGCCCAGAGCGCCTGACGGCCCCGTGCCGCTCGCCTGGGCACCCGTCCGCGACACGAGCGAGGGCGCCCCGGGGAGCTGGCCGGCGTGA
- a CDS encoding DUF3180 domain-containing protein has product MQRTRVQTLGTVAVLVALGGWLLFRALASRGVVPPPVPWLVVAVEVVIAAVVLVMGWSVRQYLKGKKPDLDPIRAARTAVLAKASCYTGAVLAGWYGAQVLAVLGDLDIASQRSRAAAAGVAVVGALVMAAVGLVVEWFCRIPPPEDGAGDSGNHSRAPSPDPAAG; this is encoded by the coding sequence ATGCAGCGCACCCGTGTCCAGACGCTCGGGACGGTCGCCGTGCTGGTCGCGCTCGGCGGCTGGCTGCTGTTCCGGGCCCTGGCGAGCCGCGGCGTCGTGCCGCCGCCCGTCCCGTGGCTCGTCGTGGCGGTCGAGGTGGTCATCGCGGCGGTCGTGCTCGTGATGGGGTGGTCCGTCCGGCAGTACCTCAAGGGCAAGAAGCCCGACCTGGACCCGATCCGAGCGGCCCGCACCGCCGTGCTCGCGAAAGCGAGCTGCTACACGGGCGCCGTCCTGGCCGGCTGGTACGGAGCCCAGGTCCTCGCGGTCCTCGGGGACCTCGACATCGCGTCGCAGCGGTCGAGGGCCGCCGCCGCCGGTGTCGCCGTCGTCGGGGCGCTGGTCATGGCGGCCGTGGGGCTCGTCGTGGAGTGGTTCTGCCGGATCCCCCCGCCGGAGGACGGCGCGGGCGACTCCGGCAACCACTCCCGCGCCCCGTCGCCCGACCCGGCTGCGGGCTGA
- a CDS encoding PH domain-containing protein, whose translation MTTAAGPFDPDDVTWTPVSTRLAHARLTVTAIVVVVGLAVTVPFALLVGTAWAWAPAAVVAALGLWAALLITRQVRAIAYAERVDDLLIRKGILFRSLVVVPYGRMQYVDVTAGPLARRFAIASVQLHTAAVGTNATIDGLPPQEAARLRDRLASRGEARLAGL comes from the coding sequence ATGACGACTGCTGCCGGACCGTTCGACCCGGACGACGTGACCTGGACCCCGGTCTCGACCCGGCTCGCGCACGCCCGGCTCACCGTGACGGCCATCGTCGTCGTCGTCGGGCTCGCGGTCACCGTGCCGTTCGCCCTGCTCGTCGGCACGGCGTGGGCGTGGGCGCCTGCGGCGGTCGTCGCGGCGCTGGGGCTCTGGGCGGCGCTGCTGATCACCCGCCAGGTCCGCGCCATCGCGTATGCGGAGCGCGTCGACGACCTGCTGATCCGCAAGGGGATCCTGTTCCGTTCCCTCGTCGTCGTGCCGTACGGCCGCATGCAGTACGTCGACGTGACCGCGGGACCGCTTGCGCGCCGGTTCGCGATCGCCTCGGTGCAGCTGCACACCGCCGCCGTCGGCACCAACGCGACGATCGACGGGCTCCCGCCGCAGGAGGCCGCGCGGTTGCGTGACCGGCTGGCATCGCGCGGTGAGGCGAGGTTGGCCGGGCTGTGA